In Labeo rohita strain BAU-BD-2019 chromosome 8, IGBB_LRoh.1.0, whole genome shotgun sequence, the genomic window AGTGTTGAACATAGCATGCAGCTGGATCTTCAGCAATTAGTTTCAACATTTAGCTCAAACCAAATAAAATACACCTATTACAAACAAGTGTATTCGTACAGGGTTTGAACTGAACTCTGCAGTAaagtagatctccaggaacggCACTGGGCATGCCTGGATTAAATGTATCATGACAAAGAACATAAGGATGTAGAAGATCAAAATCAGGATGTGCAAATCAAACTGACTCTCTAGGTCGCTGATGATGAGGTTGTCGTGAAGTTTAACGGCTCGGTGCTGCTCCACTTCATCCTCGAGCTCAAAGATGGTCTCCTTCATGTCTCCGATCTCAGTCTCTTTCTCCTGCATGTCCTCACGTTGCTTCTCCAGAGCCCTCTTCTGCTCAGCTAACTCTTTCTGCACCTCGCTCTGGAAGTCCCTGTACTCGGCATCCAGCTAGACCACCATGAGATGAAACAAAGAGCTGTCAAACAGGCTCTTAATGGTtcataaaggttaaaaaaatttaaattctgtcattaattactcaacctcatgtcgttccaaacctgcaagacctttgttcgtcttcgggaacacaaattaagatatttttgatgaaaacagagctttctgaccctgcatagacagtaaggGTCCTTCCACATTCTTCCAGATaccaaaaacatcaacaaaattgTCCATGtaacagtggttcaactgtaattttatgaagctacaaaaatacttcttgtgtgcaaaaaaacccacaaaaataacgactttagtCAACAAATCTTCTCCTCTGCATCACCCTAGTGCATTACTGGTATTGTttttggtacctttctggaccttgaacatggAAGAACCttctgtctatggagggtcagaaagctctcggatttcatcaaaaatcttaatttgtgtttcaaagatgaacaaaggtcttacaggtttggaacgacatgagggcgagtaattaatggcagaatcttcatttttgggtgaaccgttTAAAGCAAATGAACCAGTGCTTTTGCTCACCTTGTTGAGAGTGTCCTGCAGACATGCCACCTCATTGCGAGCGTGGCCCAAATCGTCCTCTAGTTTGGTGGCTTTGGCTTCAGCTTCTTCCTTGTCCAGCCTAACCCCCTCCAGCAGCTGGTGGATGTCGCTCTTATCTCCAGCATTATGGATTGAGTAAAGTTCAGCAACCTTTTGCCTCTCCTGCTCAAGTAACGCCCGACAGCGGCTCAGCTCAGCCTGGTCGTTGCTGACCGCAGCTTTACAGTCCTCCAGAACTGCCGCCATGCTAGCCCTCTCTTGCCTTTCCACCTCTAGAAGTCGCTCCATGTGATGGTTGCGCTCCTTCAGTGCTGCGATCACACTCTGAGCCTCTGCGTTATCCTGCTCGGCCATCTTTAGAGTATTACTCAGATGTTGCTGCACACCTAACAGCTGCTCACGTTCAAAGCGAGCGTTTTCTGCAAGCTCCACATAGCGTTGTTCCAGCTCCAGGTATCGCCCACTCTTGATGTCTTCGTCTACCGAGTAGGCCACTCCGTGCTCATCCAGAAGTGAGCGAAAGTACTCTATCTGACGCCCGCAGTGCTCCAGTTTGTCACTCTGTTGGCAGAGGGAGTCCATAAGCAGGACCTTTTCTTCTCCCAGGCGTTCATTTTCACCATTTAGCTCTTGCGTGATCTGTTGCAGGTCTGCCAGTTCCTGTAGAGTCGCTTGGAGCTCCTCGGACGTGCTGTGTTGGTTCTCCTCCATTTGGTGAATGCGCTCTGTAAGGCACGCTACTGACACCTCGCTGGTGTTTCCACTGCTCCCCTTACGAGATGAATTGCGACATGCTGGAGCACCACCTTCAGACTCAGAAGACGAGGAGGAACCACAACCCGATGGAGCATCCAAAGCGTCGTCACTGGAGGTCACCGCTTGGTAGACCTCACTGGACTCGCTGTCCAGGTTGTCCGTTGAGCCACTTCGCTGACCTCCTGTAAGGAGGTCCTCCATGGAGCCTGGTGCTGATCCCTCCACAGAGGAGGCCACAGTAGCACAGTCTCCATGACCTCCACCACCTCCAGAGGAGGAAAGTTCTGGACTTGTAGAGGGAAAACCAAAGGTTTTCTCAGCTCCATCCAGTCTTTGCTCCAGGGAAAAGCCAAGAGCATTGAGGCGGTCCTTTAGCATACGGTTTTCATTCTTAAGCAGGTTGAGCTCTCCACGAATGGCCTGGTTCTGCTCCTGCAGGAGCAGCAATGTTGACTCCACATCTGCAGCTGTGATCACTGCAGCCGCCTCCCTCTCAGGTGGCCTCTCGTCCTCCTCATCTTCCTAGAAGTATCACAACAGGATGTCATGTTACAGATGCACCAACACTATTTACTAGTACGTGTATCACCACATAAATACTTAAAAGGTTAGTTgactcaaaaatgaatattgtCATTAATCACCCACCCTCacgtcgtttcaaacccgtaagaccttcgttcatttttgggacacaaattaagatatttttgatgaaatccaagagctttctgaccctgcacagacagcaatgcaactgaaacgttcaagccccagaaagatagtaaggacatcactaaaatagtccatgtgatatcagtggttcaaccataattttatgaagctatgagaatactttttgtgtccaaagaaaacaaaaataatgacttaattcCACAATTTCTTTgcaaaagtattctcatagcttcataacataacgattgaaccacttatgtcacatggactatttcatcaatgtccttactacctttctgggccttgaacgtggtgattgctttgctgtctatgcagggtcagaaagctcctagatttcatcaaaaatatcttaatatgtgttccaaagatgactGAAGGGGGACTTATGGGTtcagaaagacatgagggtgagtaattaatgacagaattactATCCCTATATTATAATGTGAAGTTGATCTAACCTCAGGCAGTCCCAGCTGAACCCTCATGTCCCTCAGCTCACCCCTGAGCTGCAAGATTTCCACGTCTTTGCTCTTGGCCAGACCTAGCAGATTTTTTACTTTGGCCTCCAGGGCCACTTTATCACTTAGCTGTCCGTCAGACTTTGATTTGCTCATGCGGCTGTCTGAGTCTGATGTCTGGGGCAGTCCACGGGAATGCCTGGGCTGGGCTCGGTCAGAAGCGCCAGTGGATGACTGCTTCTTACTGCTGGAGTTTCTGGAGTTTCGCAAGCGATCACGTGAGGAGTTTGACTCCTTGGAGGCCGTGGATGATGCCCGTTTGCCAGATGGGCCTTGTGAAGAAATAAGTCAAACAtgagaacaaataaataaaacatttcatcttACAAAGCTGAAACTACAACAGTAGTCTAAACAATGCTTAAACAGTTATTtggttaaattaaacaaaacctTTAAATACCTGAGGTGGTCTTGGTCTTTGTGTCAGGGTTATTAGTGTTTGTTCCACAGGATGTTGAATGAGTAGAGGTTGATTTCTTGCCTTTGGCAACACTGCT contains:
- the specc1la gene encoding cytospin-A: MKKAGRPVGNKAASGGGKGDTVTAGTSAGKSAVKSPTTAPLSKVKSNDDLLAAMAGSSAGTNSSVAKGKKSTSTHSTSCGTNTNNPDTKTKTTSGPSGKRASSTASKESNSSRDRLRNSRNSSSKKQSSTGASDRAQPRHSRGLPQTSDSDSRMSKSKSDGQLSDKVALEAKVKNLLGLAKSKDVEILQLRGELRDMRVQLGLPEEDEEDERPPEREAAAVITAADVESTLLLLQEQNQAIRGELNLLKNENRMLKDRLNALGFSLEQRLDGAEKTFGFPSTSPELSSSGGGGGHGDCATVASSVEGSAPGSMEDLLTGGQRSGSTDNLDSESSEVYQAVTSSDDALDAPSGCGSSSSSESEGGAPACRNSSRKGSSGNTSEVSVACLTERIHQMEENQHSTSEELQATLQELADLQQITQELNGENERLGEEKVLLMDSLCQQSDKLEHCGRQIEYFRSLLDEHGVAYSVDEDIKSGRYLELEQRYVELAENARFEREQLLGVQQHLSNTLKMAEQDNAEAQSVIAALKERNHHMERLLEVERQERASMAAVLEDCKAAVSNDQAELSRCRALLEQERQKVAELYSIHNAGDKSDIHQLLEGVRLDKEEAEAKATKLEDDLGHARNEVACLQDTLNKLDAEYRDFQSEVQKELAEQKRALEKQREDMQEKETEIGDMKETIFELEDEVEQHRAVKLHDNLIISDLENSMKKLQDQKHDMEREIKILHRRLREESAEWRQFQADLQTAVVIANDIKSEAQEEIGDLRRRLQEAQEKNEKLGKELDEVKNRKQDEERGRVYNYMNAVERDLAALRQGMGLSRRPSTSSEPSPTVKTLIKSFDSASQGPGANATAVAAAAAAAAVSTTTTAPLPRTPLSPSPMKTPPAAAVSPIQRHSITGSMAAAKPLSSLTDKRPSYTDISMPAEHLLRAANGSRPTSALQRVSNMDTSKTITVSRRSSEEAKRDISAPDGGPASSLIAMGSAAPPLSLSSSSSPTASVNPTARSRLREERKDPLSALAREYGGSKRNALLRWCQKKTEGYQNIDITNFSSSWNDGLAFCAVLHTYLPAHIPYQELNSQDKRRNFTLAFQAAESVGIKSTLDINDMVHTERPDWQSVMTYVTAIYKYFET